A window of the Vespa crabro chromosome 8, iyVesCrab1.2, whole genome shotgun sequence genome harbors these coding sequences:
- the LOC124425960 gene encoding protein Daple isoform X2, whose amino-acid sequence MASSAIDDLLSGPLVTWFASCLEDPDVLSTYEDLVDGILLHNVFLQIDPEPLHDEVIPPSGNPVIRAKNLQIIVGNMKQFYEEELGHVLLRLPDTINLGKEPELHIVDMKLLLLLLLGCAVQCPNKEKFITKIKALNVDTQLAIVECIKQVTDNQDIVVTQDAMENVNMGCLFMQIKTIVQELNLYKEKWGNVAANEISERNDSSISAEAEEINKVQQSNPVTKSEREDSHHYAVELADWKSKVRKQRQELEEKTEALLECKEELEHNKALLVKLKQENQELMHEARTAKSYRDELDAVIERAERADRLEIEVTRYREKLTDIEFYKTRIEELREDNRVLMETREMLEEQLSSSRRRADKVLELESEIIKYKQLLNDMALERAADKEKYQELIEENAQLHRLTKAAANEAALAGSISDSEEPAHTDNRLSDQLTNNAQTRALKLELENRRLVTLIDSLKENSFHENSSRVLELEKEKKKLTLKIESLNDNSERLTQQNSDLELVCKQALEENKKLQNSLKNQRASFEKQQQDLQVQHGKMVELEKQCDVVVKEKQRVQSLLESVQRRADDLERTLEITNQKVEELKDIEHKMNYIKSKCTDLESKIAVLEKEKDIAQRDTHRFKEIIEEKDVALDKATNTIEVLERKVVQLEQEVHNSLSQILRLQEVERSSKELDSRAAIDRETLETLQSNLVAEKLNTQQLYTVLEKLGLSDNMLSLSLDNILERIAQNPEVINHIKKSMKSESSRYRSVIESESTNTNENSQSDLNSALQKTIESLKKEQEQLQSKLTATETMSENLLSDNTKLQVYITTLQSQSTSLASQHTALQLANSQLVAEKEELLKERSMQQRAHSELLHDQDTLQSLHEQLNNEYENLLHERETLKSSLRDVKNEMRMLRESCERLELKNKALLTDKETLISNAKSLNNLRGEHSKLTDDFRNLYTATEKLKIEYRNLQEDYRKNKIETNRLSLKQTEMQGELSSKDERCSNLELQINKLNQRCEMLLHMNSGLDNDRRSLMEHITLLFSQYHELLTHSLEDKEHYHMEEKMYTDKVNHLYRQKEKLEDKIMEHYRKLENCSTKKKGFTLGLVRKVKKASSDLLNKKRRSWADDSKQSEGKIYESESGGNDSDASIEDHRVTGSINNKSLGSEAFSLGHPGTRRTVYYNDDSPPPSNTLPEQEDDRRTVQLDQNLRTESQTEARPFLIYNKVSAVINESKNINSGTPKDMVQDEGLTETPTDKDPKTGCPIWYEYGCV is encoded by the exons atggcATCTTCTGCAATTGATGATTTATTATCCGGTCCATTAGTAACATGG TTTGCTAGCTGTCTTGAAGATCCTGATGTATTATCTACATACGAAGATTTAGTAGATGGTATTCTATTGCATAATGTTTTCTTACAAAT CGATCCAGAACCTTTGCACGATGAAGTAATTCCACCTAGTGGAAATCCAGTTATTCGTGCAAAAAATCTGCAGATTATAGTAGGAAATATGAAACAGTTTTATGAAGAAGAATTGGGTCAtgtattattaagattacccGATACAATAAATTTAGGTAAAGAGCCAGAGTTGCATATTGTCGATATGaagttgcttttattattacttctcgGATGTGCAGTACAATGTcccaataaagaaaaatttataacaaaaattaaagcTCTTAATGTTGATACTCAACTTGCTATAGTTGAATGTATAAAAcag gTTACAGACAATCAAGATATAGTAGTTACTCAAGATGCTATGGAAAATGTTAATATGGGTTGTCTCTTTATGCAAATAAAAACTATTGTTcaagaattaaatttatacaaagAG AAATGGGGTAATGTCGCTGCAAATGAAATTTCCGAAAGAAATGATTCATCTATTAGCGCAGAGgctgaagaaataaataaagttcaACAATCTAATCCAGTTACAAAATCCGAAAGAGAAGATAGTCATCATTATGCCGTTGAATTAGCCGATTGGAAGTCAAAAGTTCGAAAACAAAGACAAGAACT GGAAGAAAAGACAGAAGCTTTGCTTGAATGTAAAGAAGAGCTTGAACACAATAAAGCTTTATTGGTTAAGCTCAAGCAAgag aatcaGGAATTAATGCATGAAGCACGAACAGCAAAGTCATACAGGGATGAATTAGATGCAGTAATTGAAAGGGCAGAACGTGCTGATCGTTTAGAAATAGAAGTAACACGTTACAGAGAAAAATTAACGgatattgaattttataagACACGTATTGAAGAATTACGTGAAGATAAtag AGTCTTGATGGAGACACGAGAAATGCTTGAGGAGCAATTAAGTTCATCAAGAAGAAGAGCAGATAAAGTTCTGGAACTCGAATCTGagattatcaaatataaacaattactCAACGATATGGCATTg GAGAGAGCAgcagataaagaaaaatatcaagaattGATAGAAGAAAATGCTCAATTACATAGATTAACTAAAGCTGCAGCTAATGAAGCTGCATTAGCTGGATCTATTAGCGATTCAGAGGAACCAG caCATACTGATAATAGGTTATCAGATCAATTAACTAATAATGCACAAACACGAGCGCTAAAATTAGAATTGGAGAATCGACGATTAGTAACTTTAATTGATTCATTGAAGGAAAATTCATTTCATGAGAATTCATCTCGTGTTTTGGAattagagaaggaaaagaagaagcttacattaaaaattgaatCATTGAATGATAATAGCGAACGATTAACACAACAAAATTCAGATCTTGAATTAGTCTGTAAACAAGCTTTAGAGGAGAATAAAAAACTTCAGAATTCTCTTAAAAATCAACGAGCATCGTttgaaaaacaacaacaagatCTTCAA GTACAACATGGAAAGATGGTTGAGCTAGAGAAACAATGTGACGTTGttgtgaaagaaaaacaacgcGTACAATCGTTACTAGAGAGCGTACAAAGACGTGCAGATGACTTAGAACGCACATTAGAAATTACAAATCAAAAGGTAGAAGAACTTAAAGATATTGaacataaaatgaattatataaaatctaaatgCACCGATTTAGAATCCAAAATTGcagtattagaaaaagaaaaggatatcgCGCAAAGAGATACACATAGGTTCAAAGAGATAATTGAG GAAAAGGATGTGGCTTTGGACAAAGCAACAAATACAATTGAagtattagaaagaaaagttgtGCAACTTGAACAGGAAGTTCATAATTCTTTATCACAAATTTTAAG attacaAGAAGTCGAAAGATCTAGTAAAGAATTAGATTCAAGAGCTGCAATTGACAGAGAAACATTAGAAACATTGCAATCAAATTTAGTTGCAGAAAAGTTAAACACGCAACAATTGTATACAGTTTTAGAAAAACTTGGTCTTAGTGATAATatgttatctctttctttggacaatatattagaaag aaTTGCACAAAATCCAGAGgtaataaatcatattaaaaaatcgatgaaatcaGAGTCTTCTCGTTATCGTTCAGTCATCGAATCAGAATCAACGAATACAAATGAAAACAGTCAATCCGATCTTAATAGTGCCTTACAAAAAACAATAGAATCATTGAag aaagaacaagaacaatTGCAATCAAAACTAACTGCAACAGAAACTATGTCAGAAAATCTTTTATCTGACAATACAAAGCTTCAAGTGTATATAACTACTTTACAATCTCAAAGTACTTCATTAGCATCGCAGCACACGGCATTGCAACTTGCAAATTCACAGCTTGTTGCTGAAAAGGAAGAG cTTCTGAAAGAACGTAGTATGCAGCAACGCGCACACTCAGAATTACTTCACGATCAAGATACGTTACAATCTTTACACGAGCAATTAAACAATGAATATGAGAACCTACTACATGAGCGTGAAACTCTTAAATCTAGTTTGAGAGATGTTAAGAATGAAATGAGAATGTTACGTGAGTCGTGTGAAAGATTGGAATTGAAGAACAAAGCTCTTCTAACTGACAAAGAAACATTGATTAGCAATGCAAAgagtttaaataatttaagaggAGAACATTCCAAGTTAACG gACGACTTTAGGAACTTGTATACTGCaacagaaaaattaaaaatagaatatagaaatttacaagaggattatagaaaaaataaaatagagacaAATAGATTGAGCTTGAAACAAACTGAAATGCAAGGTGAACTTAGTAGTAAAGATGAAAGATGTTCTAATTTagaattacaaataaataagttaAATCAAAGATGTGAG atgTTATTGCATATGAATTCTGGTCTGGATAACGATAGACGTTCTTTAATGGAACACATAACTTTGCTTTTTAGTCAATATCACGAACTTTTGACGCATTCCCTTGAAGATAAAGAACATTATCATATGGAAGAGAAAATGTATAC GGATAAAGTTAATCATTTGTATaggcagaaagaaaaattggaagATAAGATTATGGAACATTAtcgaaaattagaaaattgtaGTACAAAAAA aaaaggaTTTACTCTTGGCCTTGTTCGTAAAGTTAAAAAAGCTAGTTCAGATCTTCTAAACAAG AAACGACGATCTTGGGCAGACGACAGCAAGCAATCTGAAGGGAAAATTTATGAATCAGAATCTGGTGGAAATGACTCTGATGCAAGTATTGAAGATCATCGAGTAACAG gatctataaataataaaagtttagGATCTGAAGCATTTTCACTTGGTCATCCAGGAACTAGAAGAACAgtttattataacgatgattCACCGCCTCCTTCTAATACTTTACCG GAGCAAGAGGATGATAGACGCACAGTTCAGTTAGATCAGAATTTAAGGACCGAATCGCAAACAGAAGCACgtccatttttaatatacaacaAAGTATCCGCAGTTATAAAcgaatcgaaaaatattaatagcgGAACGCCAAAAGATATGGTTCAAGACGAAGGCCTTACAGAAACTCCAACAGATAAGGATCCAAAAACAGGTTGTCCAATTTGGTACGAATATGGATGTGTATAA
- the LOC124425960 gene encoding protein Daple isoform X1 — MASSAIDDLLSGPLVTWFASCLEDPDVLSTYEDLVDGILLHNVFLQMINYYSDPEPLHDEVIPPSGNPVIRAKNLQIIVGNMKQFYEEELGHVLLRLPDTINLGKEPELHIVDMKLLLLLLLGCAVQCPNKEKFITKIKALNVDTQLAIVECIKQVTDNQDIVVTQDAMENVNMGCLFMQIKTIVQELNLYKEKWGNVAANEISERNDSSISAEAEEINKVQQSNPVTKSEREDSHHYAVELADWKSKVRKQRQELEEKTEALLECKEELEHNKALLVKLKQENQELMHEARTAKSYRDELDAVIERAERADRLEIEVTRYREKLTDIEFYKTRIEELREDNRVLMETREMLEEQLSSSRRRADKVLELESEIIKYKQLLNDMALERAADKEKYQELIEENAQLHRLTKAAANEAALAGSISDSEEPAHTDNRLSDQLTNNAQTRALKLELENRRLVTLIDSLKENSFHENSSRVLELEKEKKKLTLKIESLNDNSERLTQQNSDLELVCKQALEENKKLQNSLKNQRASFEKQQQDLQVQHGKMVELEKQCDVVVKEKQRVQSLLESVQRRADDLERTLEITNQKVEELKDIEHKMNYIKSKCTDLESKIAVLEKEKDIAQRDTHRFKEIIEEKDVALDKATNTIEVLERKVVQLEQEVHNSLSQILRLQEVERSSKELDSRAAIDRETLETLQSNLVAEKLNTQQLYTVLEKLGLSDNMLSLSLDNILERIAQNPEVINHIKKSMKSESSRYRSVIESESTNTNENSQSDLNSALQKTIESLKKEQEQLQSKLTATETMSENLLSDNTKLQVYITTLQSQSTSLASQHTALQLANSQLVAEKEELLKERSMQQRAHSELLHDQDTLQSLHEQLNNEYENLLHERETLKSSLRDVKNEMRMLRESCERLELKNKALLTDKETLISNAKSLNNLRGEHSKLTDDFRNLYTATEKLKIEYRNLQEDYRKNKIETNRLSLKQTEMQGELSSKDERCSNLELQINKLNQRCEMLLHMNSGLDNDRRSLMEHITLLFSQYHELLTHSLEDKEHYHMEEKMYTDKVNHLYRQKEKLEDKIMEHYRKLENCSTKKKGFTLGLVRKVKKASSDLLNKKRRSWADDSKQSEGKIYESESGGNDSDASIEDHRVTGSINNKSLGSEAFSLGHPGTRRTVYYNDDSPPPSNTLPEQEDDRRTVQLDQNLRTESQTEARPFLIYNKVSAVINESKNINSGTPKDMVQDEGLTETPTDKDPKTGCPIWYEYGCV; from the exons atggcATCTTCTGCAATTGATGATTTATTATCCGGTCCATTAGTAACATGG TTTGCTAGCTGTCTTGAAGATCCTGATGTATTATCTACATACGAAGATTTAGTAGATGGTATTCTATTGCATAATGTTTTCTTACAAAT gaTAAATTATTACAGCGATCCAGAACCTTTGCACGATGAAGTAATTCCACCTAGTGGAAATCCAGTTATTCGTGCAAAAAATCTGCAGATTATAGTAGGAAATATGAAACAGTTTTATGAAGAAGAATTGGGTCAtgtattattaagattacccGATACAATAAATTTAGGTAAAGAGCCAGAGTTGCATATTGTCGATATGaagttgcttttattattacttctcgGATGTGCAGTACAATGTcccaataaagaaaaatttataacaaaaattaaagcTCTTAATGTTGATACTCAACTTGCTATAGTTGAATGTATAAAAcag gTTACAGACAATCAAGATATAGTAGTTACTCAAGATGCTATGGAAAATGTTAATATGGGTTGTCTCTTTATGCAAATAAAAACTATTGTTcaagaattaaatttatacaaagAG AAATGGGGTAATGTCGCTGCAAATGAAATTTCCGAAAGAAATGATTCATCTATTAGCGCAGAGgctgaagaaataaataaagttcaACAATCTAATCCAGTTACAAAATCCGAAAGAGAAGATAGTCATCATTATGCCGTTGAATTAGCCGATTGGAAGTCAAAAGTTCGAAAACAAAGACAAGAACT GGAAGAAAAGACAGAAGCTTTGCTTGAATGTAAAGAAGAGCTTGAACACAATAAAGCTTTATTGGTTAAGCTCAAGCAAgag aatcaGGAATTAATGCATGAAGCACGAACAGCAAAGTCATACAGGGATGAATTAGATGCAGTAATTGAAAGGGCAGAACGTGCTGATCGTTTAGAAATAGAAGTAACACGTTACAGAGAAAAATTAACGgatattgaattttataagACACGTATTGAAGAATTACGTGAAGATAAtag AGTCTTGATGGAGACACGAGAAATGCTTGAGGAGCAATTAAGTTCATCAAGAAGAAGAGCAGATAAAGTTCTGGAACTCGAATCTGagattatcaaatataaacaattactCAACGATATGGCATTg GAGAGAGCAgcagataaagaaaaatatcaagaattGATAGAAGAAAATGCTCAATTACATAGATTAACTAAAGCTGCAGCTAATGAAGCTGCATTAGCTGGATCTATTAGCGATTCAGAGGAACCAG caCATACTGATAATAGGTTATCAGATCAATTAACTAATAATGCACAAACACGAGCGCTAAAATTAGAATTGGAGAATCGACGATTAGTAACTTTAATTGATTCATTGAAGGAAAATTCATTTCATGAGAATTCATCTCGTGTTTTGGAattagagaaggaaaagaagaagcttacattaaaaattgaatCATTGAATGATAATAGCGAACGATTAACACAACAAAATTCAGATCTTGAATTAGTCTGTAAACAAGCTTTAGAGGAGAATAAAAAACTTCAGAATTCTCTTAAAAATCAACGAGCATCGTttgaaaaacaacaacaagatCTTCAA GTACAACATGGAAAGATGGTTGAGCTAGAGAAACAATGTGACGTTGttgtgaaagaaaaacaacgcGTACAATCGTTACTAGAGAGCGTACAAAGACGTGCAGATGACTTAGAACGCACATTAGAAATTACAAATCAAAAGGTAGAAGAACTTAAAGATATTGaacataaaatgaattatataaaatctaaatgCACCGATTTAGAATCCAAAATTGcagtattagaaaaagaaaaggatatcgCGCAAAGAGATACACATAGGTTCAAAGAGATAATTGAG GAAAAGGATGTGGCTTTGGACAAAGCAACAAATACAATTGAagtattagaaagaaaagttgtGCAACTTGAACAGGAAGTTCATAATTCTTTATCACAAATTTTAAG attacaAGAAGTCGAAAGATCTAGTAAAGAATTAGATTCAAGAGCTGCAATTGACAGAGAAACATTAGAAACATTGCAATCAAATTTAGTTGCAGAAAAGTTAAACACGCAACAATTGTATACAGTTTTAGAAAAACTTGGTCTTAGTGATAATatgttatctctttctttggacaatatattagaaag aaTTGCACAAAATCCAGAGgtaataaatcatattaaaaaatcgatgaaatcaGAGTCTTCTCGTTATCGTTCAGTCATCGAATCAGAATCAACGAATACAAATGAAAACAGTCAATCCGATCTTAATAGTGCCTTACAAAAAACAATAGAATCATTGAag aaagaacaagaacaatTGCAATCAAAACTAACTGCAACAGAAACTATGTCAGAAAATCTTTTATCTGACAATACAAAGCTTCAAGTGTATATAACTACTTTACAATCTCAAAGTACTTCATTAGCATCGCAGCACACGGCATTGCAACTTGCAAATTCACAGCTTGTTGCTGAAAAGGAAGAG cTTCTGAAAGAACGTAGTATGCAGCAACGCGCACACTCAGAATTACTTCACGATCAAGATACGTTACAATCTTTACACGAGCAATTAAACAATGAATATGAGAACCTACTACATGAGCGTGAAACTCTTAAATCTAGTTTGAGAGATGTTAAGAATGAAATGAGAATGTTACGTGAGTCGTGTGAAAGATTGGAATTGAAGAACAAAGCTCTTCTAACTGACAAAGAAACATTGATTAGCAATGCAAAgagtttaaataatttaagaggAGAACATTCCAAGTTAACG gACGACTTTAGGAACTTGTATACTGCaacagaaaaattaaaaatagaatatagaaatttacaagaggattatagaaaaaataaaatagagacaAATAGATTGAGCTTGAAACAAACTGAAATGCAAGGTGAACTTAGTAGTAAAGATGAAAGATGTTCTAATTTagaattacaaataaataagttaAATCAAAGATGTGAG atgTTATTGCATATGAATTCTGGTCTGGATAACGATAGACGTTCTTTAATGGAACACATAACTTTGCTTTTTAGTCAATATCACGAACTTTTGACGCATTCCCTTGAAGATAAAGAACATTATCATATGGAAGAGAAAATGTATAC GGATAAAGTTAATCATTTGTATaggcagaaagaaaaattggaagATAAGATTATGGAACATTAtcgaaaattagaaaattgtaGTACAAAAAA aaaaggaTTTACTCTTGGCCTTGTTCGTAAAGTTAAAAAAGCTAGTTCAGATCTTCTAAACAAG AAACGACGATCTTGGGCAGACGACAGCAAGCAATCTGAAGGGAAAATTTATGAATCAGAATCTGGTGGAAATGACTCTGATGCAAGTATTGAAGATCATCGAGTAACAG gatctataaataataaaagtttagGATCTGAAGCATTTTCACTTGGTCATCCAGGAACTAGAAGAACAgtttattataacgatgattCACCGCCTCCTTCTAATACTTTACCG GAGCAAGAGGATGATAGACGCACAGTTCAGTTAGATCAGAATTTAAGGACCGAATCGCAAACAGAAGCACgtccatttttaatatacaacaAAGTATCCGCAGTTATAAAcgaatcgaaaaatattaatagcgGAACGCCAAAAGATATGGTTCAAGACGAAGGCCTTACAGAAACTCCAACAGATAAGGATCCAAAAACAGGTTGTCCAATTTGGTACGAATATGGATGTGTATAA